The DNA region GACTGGGGATGGTCTGTGGATCATGCTCACAGGCAGACCCATGGGCGCGACTGCACGCTGGGGGAGGCCTTACCACCAACTGCACCGGTGAAGACCCCTCTCTGACACGGACCATCAGAACCAGCAGAGCTGGCCCTGCTTCCTCACCCCCATGGAGCttgaggggaaggaggggccACCCCCTCCATCCCTCAGCCCCAGCCACCGGCACTCTGCTGGCATTCCTGAGCAGCAGTCAGCCCCGCGTCTGCCCTGTGCTGCCAGCGAGTTCTAACCTGAGAACTTGGTTAACAGGATGACAGAAACAAGGACTCTGTCATGGTAGAAGTCTATGTTGTAGTCCATTTTGCTACATTTGCCCAAATTTGCCTTAAATGCATCCCAgtaaaggggcccctgggtggctcagttaagcgtccgactctcggttttggctggggtcatgatctcagaatcatgagatgcAGCCGCTCAGTGGGCTCCTtcctcagcggagagtctgctgcagattctctccctccctctgcccctccccccttctccctttccacccCTTGCTCACatgctccctctctaaaaaattaaataaatcttttcagaaaataaaacccGGCACAGCTCTCGACCACAAAATGCTATGGAGCTTGCACTTGAACGTGTGACTGGGGGGAGTAGGTTTACACCCCTGACCATGCCCAGGGAGGACAGGGAAGCAGGAAAGCATCCTGTACTGGACTCAGAGGAGTTGCAGCTGGGCTCTGCTCTGTCCCTAACAAGGTATGTGGTCCGGGTCAAGCCTCACTTTACCCTTTGCTTTTCAGAATGTCTAAAGCTTCTCATGGCTCAAAAATTGTTACTGATAAATGTACAGTAGTGACAGCTGGGTTTGAGGCACCATGCTGTGCACTCTACATGCATCAGTTCATTCACTCACAGACCAAGAGGAACCTGCAGTGTCCCCATTGTTCAGATGAAAAAAGTGAGGTTTTTTCACTATTAAAGGACCAAGCCAGGACCAGACTCCAGGACCAATTCCAAAGCCTTCATCCCAACACAGTGCCCCTGAATCCCATCATCACAGCGGCACATCCCCTGTTGAGCTCAGGGGCTGAGTCTGGGAGACAAGCTGGCTCCTCGGGCTCTGTCTGCCTTTTTGCCCCCACTCCTGTTAATCCCCCTCTCACACTTGCTCTCACCTGTAACGAGGGATTAATAACAAATGTTACCAGCTCTTAAGGGCTCTTGTGGGCAAAGCCTACTCAAACATCAACAAGTGGTACAGCACAGCTCTCCTCCAGCACATCACACTAGGACTCAGAACACTATTTCTGAGAGCATTTCGGTCCAGTCGGAATTCTGTCACAGCAATACAGCTAAGTCACAGGCTCCGTCTCACCTGGGTGATTTCCCAAACGTGGTTACGGGCCATACCCCCAGTGTCTCAGGCTGAAGAGGGGCAGGGCCATGGTTGAGGATGGGCCAGACCCTTACGGAGAAATCTCTCAAGAGTGGGCCTTCCAGAGAGGCACCGATCGTTAAAAACAGGACTGTCCTGACCATAACTCACATATTTGAATGACACAACCCACAAAAACCTCTCATTAAAACTGTGTAGAAGTGATGCACTTAAATACTTTTTAGTCTGAGCAAAGGAGGCATTTTTTTTGGActcctcacatttttaaaagttttccacaATAAAAGTATTCTTTAAAGTACAATAATTTTCACCACCACAGATTTAGAATTTTggataagaatatattttctcataaaagtTCTACCAAAAATAGactttttctttaacttaaaaatacagcTTTGGAAAGCAAAATTGGGAGTTGTTACACgtcattacatattttataaacagtAGTGAAAGAAATCAACAGGATggattaaattttcaaatataaaaatgctcATTTCAAAAGCTTGACTTTGTCCTTTAGTAACTTAAAGGTGGGGTTCTTGCTGATTTTCTTGTTAAAGATTGTCAGGAGCTCCTCTTCCGATCTGTGATGTTCATTCGTGACTGCGTAATACTGCGCCAAGACCTTcacaaagagaagcaaaaatcaAATGGGTgatttttcctgaaaatctacCTAAAAGTACCCAGAAGTAGGCCAacagtaaaaaatgaaagaagcccaGGTGTTGATCACACAGGTGTGTTCTGCTTGTGGAAATCCAGGCAGCTGTACATACAGGAACACCTGCTGCATGTGTGTCACACAGTgacacaaaattaaaagcaaaatccGAAGAAACCATTGCTTTGGTATAAGCAAAAGAGCAAAACATCGAGAACAGTAATTTTCACATATAACAGAATACTGTTCTGGCTAAGGAACTATGATGGGATCCCACCCAATTCCCTCCCATCAGCCCTGAGGGGCTAGTGAGCAGCTTGAAAATCACCAGGATACAAATGTGTAATagataagaaattaaagaaaaaaaccaaaaactgtaCAATAAAGAAGGGACTCTCTCCAGCTTCTATACCAGGGTTTGTGCACCATacctttttcctcagctttttgATTGCTAGTTCATTGTCTGGGGCCTGTTTCAGAACTGCTTTAATAGTTCCCTTCCAGTTGAATTTACCTacaatataaagaataatatGTAAAACATTTGGTTTTAGTGTCACTACCAGAGGGATAAGGAAACCCTCTGTGTGACATTTATTTTGCTACCCAGGAAATGAACCAGCCCTGACACTACCGAGTAGCAGGTGCCTGACCCGTCAGATCGCAAGCCTGACTCCCCTTCCAGGAACTTGCTCTTGGAGGGAGTGGGTCAGGCAGGCATCCTAAGTACCATCACCACTATGAGAATAAAGTAGGAAGAATAAGTTACTCAATTTCAAGACTTCTGATCAAGACTGTAGTAGGGACAGATGCACAGGTCAATAACACAGAATTAAGAACCTGGAATAGCACCACACAAATATGCCAAGctcatttttgacaaaggtacaaatCAATTCAAGGAGATGAAAGTCttctcaacaaatgatgttggcaCAATCATACACTGTTGGGCAAAAAAGCGAACCCTGTACTAAATCTCGTACTTTACATAAAAAtctactcaaaatggatcacGGACTTAagagtaaaatacaaaactataaaacatggagaaaaatcaTTGGAAAAAAACTCTCTGGGATCTAGGGCTAAAGCCAAGAGTTCTCAGATTTGGCACTAAAAGTGTGACCTGTTAAAGGTAAAATTACAAATCAGgcttcatcaaaactaaaaactttgCTCCATAAAAGATTCTGttaatggggtgcctggatggctcagttggttgcgtgtctgattcttgattttggctcagggttttgAGGtcgagccccttgtcaggctctacagggagcgtggagcctgcttggaggtctctctccttctgtccctcccctcccccacttgtgtgttttctctctctctcggaaaaaaaagggaaaaaatttttcaaaaattgctaaagagaataaaaagacaaaatacaaactgaaggaaaaaaaaccttacaaatcATGTATCCCACAAAGGATTAGTATTTAGGACTggatatgtaaagaactctcagATCTTAACagtaagaaagaaaacccaatttgaaaatgggcagaagacaggaacacATGTTTCAATAAagagatacacagatggcaagtaagtacatgaaaagatgttcatcatcattaCAGATAAATTAAAGTCACCCCAAGCTACTACTACACACTTAGcagaatgggaaaaaacaaacaaacaaacatacaaaacaacaaagaaaaaaaccaccaccaccaaagccTGACCAGGACGTGGGAAAACCAACCGAGTGCATCTCATGCTGCTGGGGCGATACAGAACACTACAGCCATCCAGGAAAATGCcagcagtttctttaaaaactcaatGCAGTCACCACACCACACAGCAACGTGCTCCTGGATGTTTCTTCCAGAAAAAGTGATGGGTGttccacacaaaaacatgtacataAATACTGACACAGCTTTATTCATAGCAACCAGAGACTGGAAACCACCCACAAGTGTCCTTCTAGAGATGAATGGTCAAACAAACTGGCCCATCCATGCCATGTGGTGTTCCTTAATGAACATTAAGACTGGATTACCAATTCCTGTAGCAACCTGGATGTATCTTCAGAGAATAAGGCTGAGTGAAAAGAGTTAATCTCAAAAATTCACATACTAAATGATGCCACTTGGGTAACGTTCTGCAAATATGAAATGACAGAAATGGTGACAGACTAGTGATTGCCAGGGGAGAACTGGGCATGGCTCCACAAGGACCCACAGCGGGGCTCCCCGTGGCAGTAGAAACGTCGTCCATGACCAGTATCAGTGTCGGCACCCTGGTGGAGATTCCTAGCTGTATGGGGTAGGACTCCTGGAGGAAACCAGGAAGAGAATATATGGATAGCTAGGTCTCTAGTATTTCTTCCAACTGCACGTGAATCTACCAttgctttaaaacaacaaatgaattttaaaaagcctcgCATATTCCAAGTCCGGAGTGGGTGGGTTCCAAGCTAAGATATCTAACCCAGCTTAGGCAGTTACTGACCCTGCATTAATAAAGCCCTGATTCCCATTTGAATCCTGCAGTCTCTTCTTGATCAGCAGGACCCCAGGGAGCAGCTCTGGAAGAGGCAGCATTTAGCAGAACCATGAAGGCCAAGGACTGGATTCTGACAAGCACACAGCCTGGCTCAGGGAGCCGGTGGCCACAGAGTTCCAAGCAAGGAGATGCAGGGAAGAGCCAGTGGTGGGAGGGAACAGCTCAGTGTCGCAGGCACTTAGAGGAGagtgagaggagcagaggcaggaaagcagggagaagggaaagggaacaCAGTCTCAGAAAGCCATACAGGGTTTATCTTCCGCTCCAAAGATCATGTATTTCCAGTCCAGACAGTTTCACCCATAAAGCTAGGTTGGAGGGTGGCCCACAGAGCGCTCCCTGGTTCCTCGGGAGCTGCACCCTGAGTCTGCCCTCAGTCTTCCCTTCATCTGGAGGGGCCGATCTGCACGTAGGCCCTGGGTCATCTCCCCTCTACCCCAAGAGGGCAGACCTCTCCAAATAATGGCAGTGATACCTTTTGCAGGAGATTCGTGGTCCTCTGGTTCTCCACCCTCTGAAGGTCCTGAGAactttacctttttcttcttAGATTCTATGTCATCTAGGTaagtaaaaagattaaaaaaaaaaaagatgagcattTCTGGTAGCAGCTACCATTCAATGAAAGGCATGCGTGGCCAGGACCCGAACACCCGTGTCATCTTGCCCACTGCCCAAGCAACCCCACCCCATGGGCTCCTCCTCCGCGTCATAGGAGCACATGGTGAGGAGAGGGGGTGCACTTGCCTAGCCTGAGCCCAAAGCTTATGCTGTCTGCCTTATGGTCCAAACGTGAGGTCTAACAGATTTTACATGGCCCCAACTCACTGGTTCACAATATACTTGACAAAGCCCAGAGCATACGCTAGCCACACACACCTTCCGAGtgcttctgctttctcttcccaGGCCGGGCTTTCCTGGACTCCTCGGCGTCTCCCTCCTCAGCTCTGTCAGCGGCTCCCTTGGCCTCACCCGCCTTGCTCTGGCTCTTCTTCCCTGCAGAGGCAGGGGCCTCCTCTCCGGCCTCCTGGCCTGTTTTGCGCTTCTTAGGCTTCTGACCTTTCGAATTCTCTTGGtggttttctaattttagttctttcttctccttctttctattcttctgcctttcttccttcctttctcttttattcttctttaccTCTGCTTGCTTTTCTGTGGGGTCATTTGTTCCAACGGCTAGAACCTTGGCAGAGAGCTCTGCGCGGGGCAGGCTGGCCACCTGGGCGAGTGGCTGCTGGGCTTGACCCTTACTGACTGCTTCCTTATTACAAAGCAAAACCGAGAGACACGTAAATACTCCAGACCGTTGTTCACATCACTGCATGTGTCAACTGAGCAAACTGTTCAAGAAAAAGGTCTACTACTTACCATTTTATAACTCTgaccacccccagccccctgccaagAGCTAAAACATAGCAGTAAGTAtatcaaatgcaaaataaacttCCCCCAGCCCACACTCCACCCTGCGTTTAACAGACATTTTCATTCTACTGGAAAAGTAAAGAATCCTTATGTCACTTAAGCTAGACCTTCAATTCTGGCTCACTCTTCGCCTTTCTTCCTGATAGAAGATGAGCACTCAGGTGTGGCAGAAACCACAGGATTTGTGTGCATctgcagacctgggttcaagcACCAACTCTGTGAATTACTAGCCGGGTGACTCAGG from Canis lupus dingo isolate Sandy chromosome 3, ASM325472v2, whole genome shotgun sequence includes:
- the LYAR gene encoding cell growth-regulating nucleolar protein; translated protein: MVFFTCNACGESVKKVQVEKHVAVCRNCECLSCIDCGKDFWGDDYKNHVKCISEEQKYGGKGYEGKTHKGDVKQQAWIQKINELIKRPNVSPKVRELLEQISGFDNVPRKRAKFQNWMKNSLKVHNESVLEQVWNIFSEASSNEAVSKGQAQQPLAQVASLPRAELSAKVLAVGTNDPTEKQAEVKKNKRERKEERQKNRKKEKKELKLENHQENSKGQKPKKRKTGQEAGEEAPASAGKKSQSKAGEAKGAADRAEEGDAEESRKARPGKRKQKHSEDDIESKKKKVKFSGPSEGGEPEDHESPAKGKFNWKGTIKAVLKQAPDNELAIKKLRKKVLAQYYAVTNEHHRSEEELLTIFNKKISKNPTFKLLKDKVKLLK